The genome window AAATAATTGTTCCAATTATAGTTCGTCGCACATGATTTGATACTTTTTTATCTTTATTAATAATAAGATGGTATCAATTCACTTGCTACGAGCCATAGATAATATGAAAATAGCATACATTAGCATTGATTACCACATGGAAACTGTTTCAGCGGCTGTAATAATCGAAAATAAAAAAGATTTTTTTGGTACTGGGGCGGGAGTCTGAGTCGTCCTGAAGCTACAGGATACGGATGTGTATATTTTGTAGCGGAAATGCTGGCTACAAAAAACACCAGCATGACAGGAAAAATCTGCCTTGTTTCTGGATCAAGGGTTGGTATAATATAATATGGGGTATCCATTTGGCTCAACTTAACTTGGACTAACTTGTTGTAATTAAAAGGGTTTTGTCTTATTTTTAAAAATTAAACAGAAATCACAAAATATCACAAGTTATCAAATAGTTAAACGTTATTTGGTTGAGTTAAGTGGATATCCCAGATAATAAAAAAGGAAGGCAATTATCATTGCCTTCCTTTTTTATTTTACACTATCGAATAACCGGGTCCTCCTCCACCTTCCGGGCATGTCCATGTAATATTTTTAAAAGGATCTTTAATCTCACATGTTTTGCAATGAAGACAATTGGAGGGGTTAAGTTTTAGTTGTATTTTATTGGAAGTCTCGTCTTTTTTTATTTCATAAACTTCTCCGGGGCAGAAGCGGGTGCAGGGACTTCTATATAGTTGATAACACTGGGTGGAACATATATCGAGGTCATGAATTATAAGATGGCAGGGCTGATCTTCCTCGTGCTGGGTTCCTGAGAGATATACTCCGGTCAACTTGTCAATATGGAGTTTCCCGTCAACCTCCTCTTTGGTTCTGTTGTCGATCATCTCAGCCTGTTTTGAAGTCAGCTTCTTAAGGGTTGAGCTGTCTGGTTCAATTTTCAACGGGTCTTTAATTCCCCTGCCGCCGGTAACATATTGAGCGCCAAGGTGTATAGCCATGGGAATTATTTTTTTAGCCATGGCCTGGGTAAAATTACGGGCTTCATAAAGCTCATCCCTGATCCAGCTCTCCTCAAAGCTTGCATCGTATGATGCCAGGGTATTGCGGGTAAAATCGTTTTTCTCCACAGCGCTGATGATTGCCTCCGCGGCCAGCATGCCGGATTTCATAGCAGTATGAACACCCTTTAATCTCTGGATGTTCAGCATGGAAGCGGAGTCGCCCACAAAAAGGGCGCCATCAACTGAGAGTTGGGGTATGGTGTAGAGGCCGCCGGCGGAAAGAGTTTTAGCTCCCTGCTGCAATACTTTTCCATCTTTGATTATATCCGCAATAAGCGGATGTTTCTTATACTGCAGGAAGGCTTCATACGGTTCCAAAGCCGGATCTTCATAGTCAAGGCCAATAACCAGGCCAAGGGAAATCATATTATCCTTCATTTTATAGAGAAAGCTTCCGCCTTTGGTGTTTAAACCAAGAGGATAGCCAAAAGAATGCACAACAGTGGTATCGGAAGCCATAAAAGGGCTATCTTCCGGAAGCTCAATCACCTCTTTAATGGCTGTCTCGAAAACCTGGGGCATCTTTCCGTTAAAAATCCCCATTTTTTGCCCGACATTTCTTATCAGGCTCCCCTTAGGGCCTTCACCAAGAACGGTGGCCTTTGCAATCAGGTCAATGCCCTGCTCAAAGTTCGGTTTATGTTTTCCGTCCTTGTTAACACCATTGTCGCCTGTGGCTACACCTAAAACGCGGGTATGACCTGGATCGTATAACACCTCTGTTCCGGGAAATCCGGGAAAGATATTAACACCCATACCTTCCGCAATTTCTCCCAGCCAGGCAGTAAATTTTGAAAGGCTGATTATAAAATATCCCTCATTATTCATACCCTCATTATTCATATATTTAGGCATAAAGGGCATACAGAAACTGCTCGTCGGAGTAAGATAGTAGAAGCTGTCTTTGCACTCGGCAGATTCTATCGGACATCCTTTTTCAATATAATCAGGCATCAGTTCTTTTAATGCCACAGGATCCAGAATAGCGCCGCTAAGGGAGTGGGAGCCGATGGTAGAACCTTTTTCAATAATACAAACCTCAAGTTCCAGCCCTTTTTTCCGGGCCATGTTCATAAGATGAATAGCGCCGGCCAGGTTGGCAGGGCCGCCGCCAACAAAAAGGACGTCAAACTCCATCCTGTCTCTTGAATCAGTCATAATCTTAATTTTTATCCCTGTTAAACCGGAAGTGGCGGATCAATAACTCAGCACCCCGATGTAATAATAATTTTAATTATCAGAATTATAACTATCTGATAGGTAAAAAAATGATTAGCAATCAATTTTTTTTGGTGGATTCGCTTCGCTTAATCCACCCTACAAACTACCAACTTTTATATAAAAATTGTAGGGTGGATTAAGGAGCGTAGCGACGAATCCACCAAAGTTAACAATATCAAACAGTTATTCAGTTTGTAAATTTCTGATTATAGATTTTTAGATAATTTTTTTACTTCTTCAGTTATCGCTGGAACTACCTCGACAAGATCTCCAACTATCCCTATATCTGATTCGGAAAAAATCGGAGCTTCAGAATCCTTGTTGATTGCCACAATAT of Desulfosarcina sp. BuS5 contains these proteins:
- a CDS encoding electron transfer flavoprotein-ubiquinone oxidoreductase is translated as MTDSRDRMEFDVLFVGGGPANLAGAIHLMNMARKKGLELEVCIIEKGSTIGSHSLSGAILDPVALKELMPDYIEKGCPIESAECKDSFYYLTPTSSFCMPFMPKYMNNEGMNNEGYFIISLSKFTAWLGEIAEGMGVNIFPGFPGTEVLYDPGHTRVLGVATGDNGVNKDGKHKPNFEQGIDLIAKATVLGEGPKGSLIRNVGQKMGIFNGKMPQVFETAIKEVIELPEDSPFMASDTTVVHSFGYPLGLNTKGGSFLYKMKDNMISLGLVIGLDYEDPALEPYEAFLQYKKHPLIADIIKDGKVLQQGAKTLSAGGLYTIPQLSVDGALFVGDSASMLNIQRLKGVHTAMKSGMLAAEAIISAVEKNDFTRNTLASYDASFEESWIRDELYEARNFTQAMAKKIIPMAIHLGAQYVTGGRGIKDPLKIEPDSSTLKKLTSKQAEMIDNRTKEEVDGKLHIDKLTGVYLSGTQHEEDQPCHLIIHDLDICSTQCYQLYRSPCTRFCPGEVYEIKKDETSNKIQLKLNPSNCLHCKTCEIKDPFKNITWTCPEGGGGPGYSIV